TGCGCGGGCTCAAGCCCGGCGACCTCACGCGCGGCGGCCAGCACCCCAAGGTGGGCTGGCTGCGCGTGGAAGATCTCCTGCAGGAGTGGGTCCACCACGACCGGAATCACATCAAGCAGATCTTCTCCAACGTGCAGGCCTGGGCCTGGCCGCATATGGGGAACGCGCAGAAGTTCGTGGGCGAGTAAGCACGCAAGCCGCCGAGGGCCCGGCAGCCAAGGAGCAGAGCGATGCACGAGCTCGATGCCGACGACGAGTATTCCAGCAGCGGCGATCCCGAAGAGCGGTCCATCAGCCCCGCGGTCTTCAACGACACCGTCGGCGTGCTGGCCCCCGCGGAGCCGGTGTGCCTGCGCGAGACCGCGACCGTCACAGACGCCGCCCACCGCATGCTCCAGGCGCACCAGGCGGCCGTGCTGGTCGTGGACGCGGGCGGCAGGCTCACGGGCATTTTCACGGAGCGCGACCTCCTGACCCGCGTGATCGGGCGCGGCCTCGATCCCAAGGGCACGGCGCTCTCGGCCGTGATGACGCCCAATCCCGAGGTGCTGTCGCTCCGCGACCGCGTCGCCTACGCCGTGCACTGCATGAGCGTGGCGGGCTACCGCACGG
The Candidatus Methylomirabilota bacterium DNA segment above includes these coding regions:
- a CDS encoding CBS domain-containing protein; translation: MHELDADDEYSSSGDPEERSISPAVFNDTVGVLAPAEPVCLRETATVTDAAHRMLQAHQAAVLVVDAGGRLTGIFTERDLLTRVIGRGLDPKGTALSAVMTPNPEVLSLRDRVAYAVHCMSVAGYRTVPLVDADRKPVGIVTVSDVIRWLATLFPTTVLNLPPGGDTLKRPGQVDSG